TAGGATCCCTATGCATTCTAAGAAGTTGGAATTATTGTGATAAATGTATTCATATACATTGATACAAACTGCTAAAAAAGCAGCAAATAAAAGCAACAATATTATAGGTTCTGTTGTTGCATAAATTATTTTTTGAATAATTGATTGTTTTTTTACTCTATAAAATTCATTTTTGCCGAATCTTTGTTGATTCTTTAATGCTTGTTCAGAGCTTAGTCCATATTTTATGTTTGTATTGAAACTTTTGGATAATGATTCAATATCGGCTTGTGCTAATTCTTTGATATTAATATTATTTGTAGTATCGTTCAATTTAGCCCCCTTATTAGCTATATAGGATAAATTGAACTAAACACTCATATATAGCTATGTAAGTATAGTTATATATGAGTCTCATAATTTAAGGCAAAACCAGACTTAAGATTAAGTCAGTATGTTGATTTTACCACAAGAGTTTCTTGCTTACTACTCCCTCATATTGTTGTGCGGATTGTAGCAAAATTAAATTAAGAATGTAAAGATTTAATATAGAATTCAACAGAGCCCATACCTTCTTTTTTTGCCCATTCTAGTGCTTTTGATACAAACTCCCAATTAATATGAGAGAAGAATTTCTCTAAGTAATTTGGTCTAGCATTTCTATAATCTACATAGTATGCATGCTCCCATACATCTACTACTAAAATTGGTATCAGTCCATCTGTAACTGGTGTTTGTGCATTGCTTGTTTGTTTTATTTCTAGTTTTTTTGATGATGGATTATATACCACCCAGCACCAACCAGAACCAAATAAAGTTGTAGCAGATTGTAAAAATGTTTCTTTAAACTTATCAAAGCTACCAAAACTTGAATCTATATCACTTTCTAACTCATCGCTTAAGCTTGTAGATTCAGGTGATACACAATCCCAGTAAAAGTCATGGTTGTAAATTTGTGCTGCGTTATTGAAGATTCCGCCTTGTGATTTTGTTAGAATCTCAAATAATGACGCATTTTCAAATTCTGTACCTTTTACTAAGTTGTTTAGATTGTTTACGTATGTTTGATGATGTTTGCCATAATGGAACTCACAGGTTTCTTTGCTTATAAAATCTTTAATTTCACTAAAAGGTAATTCTCTTAATTTAAACATTGTATTCTCCTTAAATTGTGTTATAAAAACTCTCTCATTATAATGAATGAGTTTTAAAAAATTCTTTAACTTTTTATTACTTATTTTTCAAACTCTAGCATACCTTCAGTTGGTGAGCTTGCAGTTGCATATGGTTTTTTAGGGATTCTTCCTGCAAGGAAGCTATCTCTTCCAGCGATGACTGCATTTTTCATTGCTCTTGCCATAAGTATTGGATTTTTAGCTTGTGCTATTGCTGTATTTGTAAGAACGGCATCGGCACCAAGTTCCATAGCAATAGAGGCATCAGAAGCACAACCAACACCAGCATCGACAATTACAGGAATCTTAATGGCTTCTTTAATGAAAGATATGTTGTATTTATTTTGGATTCCAAGCCCACTTCCAATTGGTGCTGCAAGAGGCATTACCGCACTAGCACCACATTCTTCTAATCTCTTTGCAATTACGGGGTCATCATTTGTATATGCAAGAACGATGAATCCTTCTTTGGCTAGAATCTCACATGCTTTTAGAGTTTCTATTGCATCAGGGTATAGCGTTTTTTGTGTGTCTCCTATTATTTCTAGCTTTATAAAATTAATTCCAGTTGCTTCTTTTGTAAGTCTAAAGAGTGTTATAGCTTCATTTGCATTCACACAACCAGCGGAATTTGGTAAAAATTCTACATTGCTATTTTTAAAATAATCAAGTAAATTTTCTTCATTTTTGTTTGTGATATTTACTCTTCTTACAGCAACGGTTATCATTTCTGCACCAGATTCCATTGTTGCTTCATAAGTTGTTTTGAAGTCTTTGTATTTACCGCTTCCCACTATTAGTCTGCTTTTGAAAGTTTTGTTTGCTATTACTAAGTTATCATTCATAATTTATCCTTGTTTTTATTTGTGCTTAATGTATCTTAATTGATTTATTAAATCAAGTGGGCTTATAGAGAAGTTTGCATATTTTTTGCTTAGTTTTTTTGATATTAATGCTTGAAGCATACTTCCTTGAATGCAAGATTGTAATGTCGTATATCCTTGAGCTAATAATCCTCCTATAATCCCAGCTAAGCAATCTCCACTACCACCTTTTGCTAATATATTTGTCCCAAGTGGATTTATATATATAGTTCCATTTTGTGCGATTATTTGGTTAGCACCTTTTAGCAGCAGAGTTATATTTGGGTAATTTTGGCTAAATTTCATTGCATAGTCTATTTTATTTTTCAAAAGAGATTCCATGTCTATTTTTTCACTACAAAGAATCTCTAGAATTTTTAAGAATTCCTTTGGGTGTGGAGTTAGAATGATGTTTTGCATTGTATCTGCTAGTTTTTTAAAATCTTTATGATAGAAAATATCTGCATCTAGCAAAATTGGAATATTTATATTTAAAAATAGTTCTTTTAAAATCTCGTTTGTTCTGCCATATCCCATACCTAAGAGTATTGCAGTTACATTGTGTGATATTGAATCTTGTTGCATTATCTCATGTGGGAGATTTATGTTTTTGTCAGAAATCACGCTAACAAGCCCAGCTCCACTTCTAAAGGCTGCTAGAGAGGAAATTATTGCTGCACCTTCTTTTTCTCCTAAAAATACATTTAAATGTCCAAAGATTCCTTTATGGCAATTTTGCATATCTCTATATGGAGGCTTAAAGTCGCACTTTTCTAAAAGCTTTATATTTGAATCTTTTTTATAATCGTTATAGCCAATTCCAAGTGGAACTATTTTTATCTTGCCTACAAAATCTTTAGCAACATCGCTAAATAGAGACACTTTTAATGCTCCCATACTCAAAGTATAATGTGCCTTAAAGGCTATATATGATTGTAAATTCCCATCTCTATCAATACCGCTTGGTATATCACATGCTATCTTTAGTGCGTTTTTTTTATTTAGCATATCTATCAGATTTGCTATTTGTATGCTTATCTCACCTCTAAGCCCAACTCCAAATAGAGAATCTACAATGCAATCAAAGTCTAAAGATTCAATGTCATTTATACCCATTATGGTTATATTTAATCTATTTAGCCTTTTTAGTTGAATCTTATTTAGGTTGCTTTTGCTCCCAAGTGGCATTATTATGTGTATTTTGTATTTTTCATATAGCATTCTTGCTAGTGCTAAACCATCAGCACCATTATCACCACTGCCACATACTAGAAGGATTTTTGAATCTTTTTTTAGTTTTTTGTTAATTAGATTTTTCATGCCAAATGCGGCATTTTCCATTAATAATTCGCTATTTATTAAGTAATGCTCTTCTGCTTTTTTATCTAAGATTCTACTATCATAGAAAATATCTTTCATATTAACTCCTAACTTGGCGTGTGAAGTATCTTAACAAATTATGCTATAAATTCATAAAATAATTTTAGAGATTTTTATGTTTAGAGTTTTATTTCTTTTTGTTTTTATGTTTTTTACCGCTTGTGATGATTATAGGAATGTTTCATCTTTTGATGATAATTCTACAAATACTTCCACAAACAAAACTATACAAGATAGCAATAAAAGCGATGATAATATAACTACTCCTTTGCAAAAAGAATTAAAGCAGAATCTAAAAAAGCACCTAGATTCTTTATCTAAAGAATTACAAGATAAAAGAATAGATAGTATTGAAGGCAACCAAGCATTCAAAAATCATATGCAGCATTTTGAAAGTCTGTATGATAGAAAGGATCTTCCAAGAGATTCAGGCTCTGTAAATTTGCAACAAAAATTTGATAAAGCATATAAATTGCAAGAGGAGCAATTAAGAAAATTACAACAAAATACTGATGAAATAATGAGATAATTTAGTGCTTTATAAGTGATGTTTCATTATAATAAAATATTTTATTTATGTATAAGGTTTTTTATATGATAAAAAGAGTTTTAGTTAAATTTTCTGGCGAGGCTTTAGCTGGTGAGAATGGTTTTGGCATTGATAGCTCTATTTTAAAGTATATTGCACTTGAGTTAAAATCTCTAGTAACGCTTGGAGTGCAAGTTGGAATCGTAATTGGTGGTGGGAATTTCGTGCGTGGTGTTAGTGCTTCAGAGAGTGGTCTTATTAAGAGAACTAGTGGCGATCACATGGGAATGCTAGCGACAGTTATAAATGGAATTGCAATGCAAGAGGCATTGGAATATCATGGTGTTGATGTAAGAGTGCAGAGTGCTTTAGAGATTAAAGAAGTGTGCGAGACTTACATTAATAGACGAGCTATTAGGCATTTAGAGAAAGGTAGAGTAGTGATTTTTGTAGCTGGAACTGGGAATCCATTCTTTACAACAGATACTGCAGCTACTCTAAGAGCCATAGAGATAGAATCTGAAATGATAATTAAGGCTACTAAAGTAAATGGAGTATATGATAAAGATCCTGCAAAATTTAGTGATGCAATAATGCTTAAAAATATAAGCTATGAACAAGCATTAAAAGACAATATAAAAGTAATGGATGATACTGCAATAGCATTAGCAAAAGATAATTCACTACCAATAGTTGTATGTAATATGTTACTAGAAGGTAATTTATTAAAAATAATACAGAAAGATGAAAATGCAGTGTTTTCAAGAGTTTCAAATTAATTAAGGAGTAATAATGAGAATAGAACAAATTGCATCAAAAGCATTAGAAAGAGTAAATTACGATAGATACTTATTATCAAATATATTATTTGCAAGAATTGATGAGCTAAGCAAAGGTGCAAAGCCTCTTGTAAATAAAGATGTAAAGGTTGATAAATTATCTGACATTGCTTTATTGGAAGTTGCAGAAGGTAAAATAGGTTTAGATAAGATAGAAGAGATTCAGTATTAATTTTTGTGCTAGGTTTGTATAGTGGAGTTTTTTAGAGAAGTTTCTCAAATTTCTAGTCCTCAAAAGGCTATTAGCTTTTTGGAGAGTATTACGGAGATAACGCCTAGAATCAAAAATGCAATAGAGTTCGCCACAGAAGCTCATAAGAATCAAAAAAGACAAAGTGGCGATCCATATATCACTCACCCATTACTTGTGTCTTGCATTGTGGCTCATTTTGGTGGTGATGAAGTGATGATATGTGCTGCATTATTGCATGATGTGGTGGAGGATACTGAATATACTTTAGAAGAGGTTAGAAGTAATTATGGAGATGATGTTGCTTCTTTGGTTGATGGACTAACTAAAATCGTAGCTATTAGAGCAGAGGAGTTATCTCCTTCTCATACAAATGAAAAGCTAGTAATATCCGCACTTAGCTTTAGAAAAATGCTAATTACTTCCATAAAAGATGTTAGGGTATTAATTGTTAAGCTATGCGATAGAATGCATAATATGCTAACTTTAGAATATATGCCCAAAAACAAACGGCTAAGAATCTCTGAAGAAACTCTAGTTGTATATGCACCAATAGCACATAGACTTGGGATTTCTACATTAAAAAACGAGTTAGAAGATAGAAGTTTTTATTATATTTTCCCTGAAGTTTATAGAAAGATAGATAAATATTTTTTAGATAACAAACAAACAATAAGACTGAAGTTAAATGCTTTCATACAAAAGGTAAAAAAAAGCATAATACAAGGCGGTGTGCCAGAAGGTGATTTTTCAGTATCTAGCAGGATTAAGAGGCATTATTCTATATATCTAAAAATGCAAAGAAAAGGAATTTCAATCGATGAGGTTTTGGATTTACTTGCAATTAGAGTTATAGTTAAAGAGCCACTTGATTGTTATAGGGTATTTGGTATTTTGCATTTAGCATTTAAGCCAATAATGTCAAGATTCAAAGATTATATAGCATTGCCAAAGGAGAATGGTTATCAGACGATACACACAACTTTATTTGATAATTCTGCTATTTTTGAAGTGCAAATAAGAACAGAAGATATGCATAAAAGTGCAGAATATGGAATTGCAGCACATTGGAAATATAAAACAGGAGGGAATAGTCAGCCAAGCCTTGATTGGCTAAATAAGTTGCAGTTTAAAAACGATTCTGTTGAGGAGTTTTACGAGCTTGTAAAAAATGACTTATATAGTGATGATATAGTTGTTTTCTCACCAGATGGTGATGATTATTCTTTGCCTATTGGTGCTGTTGTGCTTGATTTTGCCTATGCTGTGCATACTGAAGTTGGAAATAAGGCAAAAGAAGCATATGTAAATAACCAAAAAACTTCACTTCTTACTACTCTAAAGAGTGGTGATATAGTAAAGATAATCACTGCAAAAGAGACGATTCTTAGATGTTCATGGATTGATGCTGTGAAAACTTCAAGGGCAAAAAGTCAGCTTAAAGCAAATTGTGCTTTAAGAATTAAAGAGATAGAGAAGAAAAGTGCTATAAATATCATTGCTACGATTTTTGATAAAAGTGCAAATGAGATAGAACAATATGTAAAAGATAATGAACTAGATGAGATTATTCCTAGAGCCTCAAGGGATATTGCACTTCTAAAAGATATAAAAAATAGAGTAAAAAATAGCTATCAAAAAGAGGCAGGATTCCTAACGCAGCTTAAGTTTAGAATCTTAAAACTAAAAGAATTGCATTTTGATAATATTGTCTTGCATACGAATCATACGATAAGTCAAGCAGTTTTTGACTATTGTTGTCACCCAAAGTTTGGAGATGATATTGTTGCTTTAAAAGTTGGCACAAAAGCTTTTATACACCACAGAATGTGCGATAGGGCGTATTTAGAAATACAAAAAGGCGTAAAAATGCTCTATGTCGGGTGGCTTGGGGATAAGATTCAAACATATAAATTGATAGTTGCATTAGAAAACCGCAAAGGAATCTTGGCAAATTTCTTGCAATTTCTAGCAAAAAATGACATTAATGTGTTATCAATCGAGCTTGGTTCGCAAAAAAATACATATGCTACGCATTGTGAGATAAAGTTTGAGTGTATGTCATTGGGATTAAAGGAGATTAAGCAGATATTATCAAATCAATACAAAATAATAGACATACATGCATTAAAAGATGCATATGCTAATTAAGGATTACACATGGATTTAGAATTAAAACTTAAAGAAGCTATGGAAGATATACAGCGTGGAGTGCAAGAGATAATAGGTATAGAATATATACAAAGTCTTGTCAATAAGTATCTGCAAGATGGAACCACATTTACCATTAAGGCTGGTTTTGACCCAACTGCACCGGATTTGCATTTGGGACATAGTGTGTTATTGCAAAAACTAGCTACCTTT
The Helicobacter ibis DNA segment above includes these coding regions:
- a CDS encoding superoxide dismutase — encoded protein: MFKLRELPFSEIKDFISKETCEFHYGKHHQTYVNNLNNLVKGTEFENASLFEILTKSQGGIFNNAAQIYNHDFYWDCVSPESTSLSDELESDIDSSFGSFDKFKETFLQSATTLFGSGWCWVVYNPSSKKLEIKQTSNAQTPVTDGLIPILVVDVWEHAYYVDYRNARPNYLEKFFSHINWEFVSKALEWAKKEGMGSVEFYIKSLHS
- a CDS encoding thiazole synthase codes for the protein MNDNLVIANKTFKSRLIVGSGKYKDFKTTYEATMESGAEMITVAVRRVNITNKNEENLLDYFKNSNVEFLPNSAGCVNANEAITLFRLTKEATGINFIKLEIIGDTQKTLYPDAIETLKACEILAKEGFIVLAYTNDDPVIAKRLEECGASAVMPLAAPIGSGLGIQNKYNISFIKEAIKIPVIVDAGVGCASDASIAMELGADAVLTNTAIAQAKNPILMARAMKNAVIAGRDSFLAGRIPKKPYATASSPTEGMLEFEK
- a CDS encoding NAD(P)H-hydrate dehydratase, translating into MKDIFYDSRILDKKAEEHYLINSELLMENAAFGMKNLINKKLKKDSKILLVCGSGDNGADGLALARMLYEKYKIHIIMPLGSKSNLNKIQLKRLNRLNITIMGINDIESLDFDCIVDSLFGVGLRGEISIQIANLIDMLNKKNALKIACDIPSGIDRDGNLQSYIAFKAHYTLSMGALKVSLFSDVAKDFVGKIKIVPLGIGYNDYKKDSNIKLLEKCDFKPPYRDMQNCHKGIFGHLNVFLGEKEGAAIISSLAAFRSGAGLVSVISDKNINLPHEIMQQDSISHNVTAILLGMGYGRTNEILKELFLNINIPILLDADIFYHKDFKKLADTMQNIILTPHPKEFLKILEILCSEKIDMESLLKNKIDYAMKFSQNYPNITLLLKGANQIIAQNGTIYINPLGTNILAKGGSGDCLAGIIGGLLAQGYTTLQSCIQGSMLQALISKKLSKKYANFSISPLDLINQLRYIKHK
- the pyrH gene encoding UMP kinase, giving the protein MIKRVLVKFSGEALAGENGFGIDSSILKYIALELKSLVTLGVQVGIVIGGGNFVRGVSASESGLIKRTSGDHMGMLATVINGIAMQEALEYHGVDVRVQSALEIKEVCETYINRRAIRHLEKGRVVIFVAGTGNPFFTTDTAATLRAIEIESEMIIKATKVNGVYDKDPAKFSDAIMLKNISYEQALKDNIKVMDDTAIALAKDNSLPIVVCNMLLEGNLLKIIQKDENAVFSRVSN
- a CDS encoding DNA-directed RNA polymerase subunit omega, coding for MRIEQIASKALERVNYDRYLLSNILFARIDELSKGAKPLVNKDVKVDKLSDIALLEVAEGKIGLDKIEEIQY
- a CDS encoding RelA/SpoT family protein, with product MEFFREVSQISSPQKAISFLESITEITPRIKNAIEFATEAHKNQKRQSGDPYITHPLLVSCIVAHFGGDEVMICAALLHDVVEDTEYTLEEVRSNYGDDVASLVDGLTKIVAIRAEELSPSHTNEKLVISALSFRKMLITSIKDVRVLIVKLCDRMHNMLTLEYMPKNKRLRISEETLVVYAPIAHRLGISTLKNELEDRSFYYIFPEVYRKIDKYFLDNKQTIRLKLNAFIQKVKKSIIQGGVPEGDFSVSSRIKRHYSIYLKMQRKGISIDEVLDLLAIRVIVKEPLDCYRVFGILHLAFKPIMSRFKDYIALPKENGYQTIHTTLFDNSAIFEVQIRTEDMHKSAEYGIAAHWKYKTGGNSQPSLDWLNKLQFKNDSVEEFYELVKNDLYSDDIVVFSPDGDDYSLPIGAVVLDFAYAVHTEVGNKAKEAYVNNQKTSLLTTLKSGDIVKIITAKETILRCSWIDAVKTSRAKSQLKANCALRIKEIEKKSAINIIATIFDKSANEIEQYVKDNELDEIIPRASRDIALLKDIKNRVKNSYQKEAGFLTQLKFRILKLKELHFDNIVLHTNHTISQAVFDYCCHPKFGDDIVALKVGTKAFIHHRMCDRAYLEIQKGVKMLYVGWLGDKIQTYKLIVALENRKGILANFLQFLAKNDINVLSIELGSQKNTYATHCEIKFECMSLGLKEIKQILSNQYKIIDIHALKDAYAN